In the genome of Cryptococcus deuterogattii R265 chromosome 6, complete sequence, one region contains:
- a CDS encoding ribonucleoside-diphosphate reductase large subunit: MVMWIYKRDGRKEPVAFDKVTARINKLSYGLDPNFVEPAEITQKVVQGIHAGITTVELDNLAAETAAYLTTKHPDYAILAARIAISNLHKETKKVFSAVVHDLHAWVNPKTGKHSPMIDDEVYKVVMDNKDILDSAIIYDRDFAYNYFGFKTLERSYLLRINGKIVERPQHMIMRVAVGIHGANIDKVIETYNLMSERYFTHASPTLFNAGTPRPQMSSCFLVAMKDDSIDGIYDTLKTCAQISKTAGGIGLHIHNIRAKGSYIAGTNGYSNGIIPMLRAYDATARYVDQGGNKRPGAFAIYLEPWHADVFDFIDLRKNHGKEEVRARDLFYALWIPDLFMKRVESDGDWTLMCPAECPGLADVYGEEFEKLYESYERQGKGRKTIKAQKLWFAILEAQTETGVPYICYKDAANSKSNQKHLGTIKSSNLCTEIMEYSSPDEVAVCNLASLALPAFVDLERRVYDFKKLHEITKVVAKNLDTVITRNYYPVPEARNSNMRHRPVGLGVQGLADAFMALRMPFDSLEARELNIQIFETIYHAALEASCELAEEQGTYESYEGSPLSKGILQYDMWGRVPTDLWDWTELKAKIAQHGVRNSLLVAPMPTASTSQILGWNECFEPYTSMLYARRVLSGDFQVVCPWLLRDLINLDLWDDNMKQLIIAAGGSIQSIPNIPDDLKKIYRTVWEISQKAVIDLAADRGAFIDQSQSLNIHLSNPSFPQLTSMHFYGWKRGLKTGCYYLRTRPSANAIQFTVDASTLKTAKNLSSSAKPSPTPSPAPGAGRATADSLVQPMRKVTIATTASHHPPQPNEASDSRSRDRSPQPSEEEEITYEEAKRRAEERAEAALQCSIENKDACLMCSG; this comes from the exons ATGGTGATGTGGATTTACAAGCGCGATGGGCGCAAGGAGCCTG TGGCTTTTGACAAG GTTACTGCACGA ATAAACAAACTTTCATACGGTCTTGATCCCAACTTCGTCGAGCCCGCCGAGATCACCCAGAAGGTCGTTCAAGGCATCCATGCTGGTATTACCACTGTTGAGCTCGAC AATCTCGCAGCTGAGACTGCAGCTTACCTCACCACCAAGCACCCCGATTATGCTATTCTTGCTGCTCGAATCgccatctccaaccttcACAAGGAGACCAAGAAGGTTTTCTCAGCCGTTGTGCATGATCTTCATGCATGGGTTAACCCCAAAACCGGCAAGCACTCTCCcatgattgatgatgaggttTACAAGGTTGTCATGGACAACAAAGATATCCTTGACTCCGCCATTATTTATGACAGAGACTTTGCCTACAACTACTTTGGTTTCAAGACTCTTGAGAGATCATACCTTCTCAGGATTAATGGCAAGATTGTTGAGCGCCCTCAGCACATGATCATGCGAGTCGCCGTTGGTATCCACGGTGCCAACATTGACAAAGTGATCGAGACCTACAACCTCATGTCTGAAAGGTATTTCACCCATGCTTCCCCAACT CTTTTCAATGCCGGTACTCCCCGGCCCCAGATGTCATCATGCTTTCTCGTAGCCATGAAGGATGATTCCATTGATGGTATCTACGATACTCTCAAGACTTGTGCTCAGATCTCCAAGACCGCTGGTGGTATTGGTCTTCACATTCACAATATCCGTGCGAAGGGCTCCTACATTGCCGGTACCAACGGTTACTCTAACGGTATCATTCCTATGCTCCGAGCTTATGACGCCACTGCTCGATACGTTGACCAAGGTGGCAACAAGCGTCCTGGTGCCTTCGCCATCTATCTTGAGCCCTGGCACGCTGATGTATTTGATTTCATTGACTTAAGGAAGAACCATGGTAAGGAGGAGGTACGAGCTCGTGATCTTTTCTACGCCCTCTGGATCCCCGATCTTTTCATGAAGCGTGTCGAATCCGATGGGGACTGGACCCTTATGTGTCCCGCTGAGTGTCCTGGGCTTGCCGACGTATACGGAGAAGAATTTGAGAAGCTTTACGAGAGCTACGAGAGGCAGGGTAAGGGGAGAAAAACTATCAAAGCCCAGAAGCTTTGGTTCGCTATCCTTGAGGCTCAGACAGAGACTGGTGTCCCTTACATCTGTTATAAGGATGCCGCCAACTCCAAGTCCAACCAAAAGCACCTTGGTACCATTAAGTCCAGTAATCTCTGTACTGAAATTATGGAGTATTCTTCTCCCGATGAGGTTGCCGTCTGTAACCTCgcttctcttgctcttcctgcctTCGTGGATCTTGAACGTCGCGTCTACGACTTCAAGAAGCTGCATGAGATTACCAAGGTTGTTGCCAAGAACCTCGACACTGTCATTACCCGTAACTACTATCCAGTGCCTGAGGCCCGCAACTCCAACATGCGCCATCGACCTGTTGGCCTTGGTGTCCAAGGTCTCGCTGACGCTTTCATGGCCCTTCGCATGCCGTTCGACTCTCTTGAGGCCAGGGAGCTCAATATCCAGATCTTCGAGACCATTTACCACGCGGCGCTTGAGGCTTCATGCGAGCTTGCTGAGGAACAGGGTACCTATGAGTCTTACGAAGGCTCTCCCCTTTCTAAAGGTATCCTTCAGTATGACATGTGGGGCCGTGTTCCCACCGACCTTTGGGACTGGACAGAGCTGAAGGCGAAGATCGCACAGCACGGTGTGAGGAACTCTTTGCTCGTCGCCCCTATGCCTACTGCCTCAACTTCCCAAATTTTGGGTTGGAACGAATG CTTTGAACCTTATACGTCCATGCTTTACGCTCGACGAGTACTTTCTGGCGATTTCCAAGTGGTCTGCCCTTGGTTGTTGCGAGACCTTATCAACCTTGATCTTTGGGACGATAACATGAAGCAACTTATCATTGCCGCTGGCGGTTCCATTCAGTCCATCCCCAACATCCCTGATGATCTCAAAAAGATTTATCGAACTGTCTGGGAGATTTCGCAGAAGGCTGTCATCGACCTTGCAGCTGACCGAGGAGCTTTCATTGACCAGTCCCAGTCCCTTaacatccatctctccaaccCCTCGTTCCCTCAGCTCACTTCCATGCACTTCTATGGATGGAAGCGAGGTCTCAAGACTGGTTGCTACTACCTTCGAACCCGACCTTCCGCCAATGCCATCCAGTTTACTGTTGATGCGTCCACTCTCAAGACTGCGAAGAACCTCAGCTCCAGTGCGAAACCCTCTCCAaccccttctcctgctcCAGGCGCTGGTCGTGCCACTGCAGACAGTCTCGTACAACCCATGAGGAAGGTCACTATTGCCACCACTGCTTCCCATCACCCCCCTCAGCCTAATGAAGCAAGTGACTCTAGGTCCCGTGACAGGAGCCCTCAGCCtagcgaggaagaggagatcaCTTACGAAGAGGCAAAGAGGCGTGCTGAAGAGAGGGCCGAAGCGGCGTTGCAATGTAGCATTGAGAACAAGGATGCCTGTCTCATGTGCTCTGGATAA
- a CDS encoding pH-response regulator protein palC: MPPYLYPLPTTSLITFSAILTDPSSSYTTILSEATAARTKLHLTLKGIADNEPGASALAVLDAVQIYLPYLKGIIACLDADELLFKSEPTFQWRAPLTHFALSSPLLPLLSIHSEHLMVILTYTLALSNYAHSILSSLPAFEIPAGSKNMPHMSSEDEKRTTAGLARAVDLLCQASGVAEWAAENVCLQVESLKSVSSGRLGKGKWPAESSRETFRALSMILLADAHLTAIRKLLLPVLTYTLFAPPGPPLPPNHPSAPLQAKLYLHVHQLYSSARALLSAHQQPANSALNNSSRKLFRSNSDKEDVEPEPVEGEITPELKRYLAKEAQLALALAHKWLGIDAGENGRGTKVGEALAWVKDAQDRLEDLEDSKMRTKLKGLSLGKSRERKKEERRARMGRVERELEVVKAWVKAYQMMNDTVAFQPVPPVSSLVTPAGRPIFGAKAFIPPPSKFAPRRIGRLNEESDNDSRELGETEDTSYAGKGNYY; encoded by the exons ATGCCCCCCTATCTATATCCCCTCCCAACAACATCCCTGATCACATTCTCCGCCATCCTCACCgatccctcttcctcctacACCACGATCCTCTCAGAAGCAACCGCAGCAAGGACAAAGCTGCACTTGACGTTGAAGGGCATTGCTGATAACGAACCTGGGGCGAGTGCTCTTGCGGTTCTAGAC GCCGTGCAGATATATCTGCCTTACTTGAAAGGTATCATTGCTTGTCTCGATGCCGATGAATTGCTCTTCAAAAGCGAACCGA CGTTCCAATGGAGGGCTCCTCTTACCCATTTCGCCCTCTCTTCGCCCTTGCTTCCACTCCTCTCGATCCATAGCGAACATCTCATGGTCATCCTTACATACACTCTAGCACTATCCAACTACGCCCATTCCATTCTCTCTTCATTACCTGCGTTTGAGATCCCGGCTGGGTCAAAGAATATGCCTCACATGTcttcagaagatgagaagcgGACTACAGCCGGCTTAGCAAGGGCAGTAGATCTGCTTTGCCAAGCGAGCGGTGTTGCAGAGTGGGCGGCAGAGAATGTCTGTCTGCAAGTGGAGTCCTTGAAGAGTGTAAGCAGTGGACGACTTGGAAAGGGCAAATGGCCTGCCGAAAGTAGCAGAGAGACGTTCAGGGCTTTATCCAT GATCCTACTCGCGGATGCCCATCTCACAGCCATCCGtaaacttcttctccctgTGCTCACTTATACTTTATTTGCTCCTCCCGGCCCACCATTACCCCCCAACCATCCTTCTGCTCCGTTACAAGCCAAACTTTATCTTCACGTGCATCAACTGTACTCATCCGCTCGCGCCCTGCTTTCAGCTCACCAGCAGCCAGCAAATAGTGCACTCAACAATTCATCAAGAAAGTTATTCAGATCAAACAGTGACAAGGAGGACGTCGAACCTGAACCTGTAGAAGGAGAGATCACACCAGAACTGAAAAGGTACCTCGCCAAGGAAGCGCAGTTGGCTTTAGCCCTGGCGCACAAGTGGTTAGGCATCGACGCAGGTGAGAACGGAAGGGGCACAAAAGTTGGGGAAGCCCTTGCATGGGTTAAAGATGCCCAGGATAGATTGGAAGATCTAGAAGATAGTAAGATGAGAACAAAATTGAAAGGCTTATCCCTTGGGAAATCCAGGGaacggaagaaggaggagaggagagcgaggatgggaagagtggaaaggGAACTCGAGGTTGTCAAGGCGTGGGTGAAGGCTTATCAAATGATGAACGACACT GTTGCTTTCCAACCAGTACCGCCCGTATCGTCGTTGGTTACCCCAGCAGGCAGACCAATCTTTGGCGCTAAAGCGTTCATTCCCCCTCCAAGCAAATTCGCGCCCCGTCGCATTGGCCGTCTAAATGAAGAGTCAGACAACGATTCGCGTGAGCTTGGTGAAACAGAAGACACAAGCTATGCCGGCAAGGGCAATTACTATTGA
- a CDS encoding endonuclease G mitochondrial, producing the protein MPTLGPSLLFVAGLTLGVGAGTFLPRKASQPNVPLPPPPPEGGRPDFKESKALVPTATGIVGPLQGGFPGPTPDIIKRVAYTAAYDRRLRHPAWTAEHITATSLAKVPPPQVKGTPVPLEAARAADTSSQPEVIKGDRSKSVFKEDDGIPEMFRAKLSDYFRSGYDRGHMVPAADAKISQQAMDETFYLSNIAPQVGDGFNRHYWAYVEDFCRRLTTNFEDVYVFTVPLYLPEKHADGKWRVTYEVIGNPPSISVPTHFAKVILASRPDFSYPQKPSSTSTALTSPQTVKELALGAFVLPNKEIPDQADLRSFIVPVEHVEKAAGLKLFNEEVKTKSRQLCAVTQCQVIVRRFDDARKQLGGKK; encoded by the exons ATGCCcaccctcggcccttcCCTGCTCTTCGTTGCAGGTCTCACACTTGGTGTCGGTGCAGGCACTTTCCTCCCAAGGAAAGCCTCACAGCCTAAcgtccctctccccccgcctcctcctgaAGGCGGCCGACCCGATTTCAAGGAGAGTAAGGCCTTGGTCCCAACAGCCACTGGCATTGTTGGGCCTCTTCAGGGCGGCTTCCCCG GCCCTACACCCGACATCATCAAGCGCGTAGCATACACGGCCGCATACGACCGCCGACTCCGACACCCCGCATGGACTGCCGAACATATCACTGCCACTTCCCTCGCAAAggttcctcctcctcaagtTAAGGGTACCCCTGTCCCCCTTGAAGCTGCCCGTGCGGCGGACACATCATCTCAACCAGAGGTCATTAAAGGCGACAGGTCGAAGAGTGTCttcaaggaggatgacggTATTCCTGAGATGTTCAGAGCAAAACTTTCCGATT ACTTTCGAAGCGGTTATGATCGAGGGCATAT GGTACCCGCCGCCGACGCTAAGATTTCTCAACAAGCAATGGACGAGACATTCTACCTTTCTAACATTGCCCCCCAAGTCGGTGACGGTTTCAACAGGCACT ACTGGGCCTACGTTGAGGACTTTTGCCGAAGGTTGACTACCAactttgaagatgtctACGTCTTCAC CGTCCCTCTCTACCTTCCTGAGAAGCACGCCGATGGTAAATGGCGAGTG ACTTACGAAGTGATCGGCAaccctccttccatttctgtCCCTACCCACTTTGCCAAGGTCATCCTTGCCTCTCGCCCGGACTTTTCCTACCCCCAGAAACCTTCATCGACATCCACCGCCTTGACTTCTCCTCAGACAGTAAAAGAGCTCGCTCTCGGCGCTTTCGTCCTTCCCAACAAGGAAATTCCTGACCAGGCAGATTTGAGGAGCTTTATTGTCCCTGTAGAGCACGtggagaaggctgctgGCTTGAAGTTGTTCAACGAAGAGGTCAAGACGAAGAGCAGGCAGCTTTGTGCTGTGACTCAATGTCAGGTCATTGTTAGGAGGTTTGATGATGCCAGGAAGCAGCTGGGCGGAAAGAAGTAG
- a CDS encoding adenylylsulfate kinase, with amino-acid sequence MATNITFHPGAVTQDERNTLLGQKGCTVWLTGLSASGKASCSRFRLLPQIRKLKLGKKHTQSTIATALEQHLLHKKLHAYRLDGDNIRFGLNKDLGFDQASRVENIRRIGEVSLLFALSSTISLTAFISPYISDRQLARELHEKHSPAIPFIEVFIDAPLSVVEQRDPKGLYKKARAGEIKDFTGISAPYEAPTNPEIHIRTDEVDVTGAVEIITKYLVDNGLIPA; translated from the exons ATGGCTACCAACATCACCTTCCACCCCG GAGCTGTTACCCAGGACGAGCGAAACACCCTCCTCGGCCAAAAGGGCTGCACCGTCTGGCTCACCGGTTTAAGCGCTTCCGGCAAGGCAAGTTGTTCTCGTTTTCGTCTTTTGCCACAAATTCGAAAGCTAAAGCTCGGAAAAAAACACACACAGTCTACCATCGCGACTGCCCTTGAACAGCACTTGCTCCACAAGAAGCTTCACGCTTACAGGTTGGACGGTGATAACATTCGATTCGGTCTCAACAAG GATCTTGGCTTTGACCAAGCTTCTCGAGTCGAAAACATTCGACGAATCGGCGAAgtttccctcctctttgCGCTCTCGTCCACCATCTCCCTCAccgccttcatctcccCATACATCTCTGACCGACAACTCGCCCGAGAGTTGCACGAAAAACACTCGCCCGCCATCCCTTTTATCGAAGTCTTCATCGACGCTCCTCTTTCCGTCGTAGAGCAGAGAGACCCCAAGGGCTTGTACAAAAAGGCTAGAGCCGGTGAGATCAAGGACTTTACAGGTATCTCTGCCCCTTACGAGGCTCCCACCAACCCCGAGATCCATATCAGGACCGACGAGGTTGACGTGACCGGTGCCGTCGAGATCATTACCAAGTACCTCGTCGACAACGGTCTTATCCCTGCTTAA